The Geobacillus genomosp. 3 genome segment GCAAAAACGGATTCGTATCCATTTCCATGCCGATCGTCGTCTCCGGTCCGTGTCCGGACAAGACCATCGTCTCTTCAGGCAGCGTCAACAACTCGCGATGAATGCTCGTCAACAGCTGTTCATGGTGGCCACCTGGCAAGTCGGTGCGTCCGATGCTGCCGGCAAACAGCGCATCGCCAGAGAACACGAGCTTTGCCGCTTCGCAATAATATGAGACACTGCCTGGCGAATGGCCCGGCGTTTCACGGACGTCAAACGTAAACGGCCCGACCGTCAGCGTCATCGGCCCTGTGATGGATGTCGGTTCGCAGCGGACAACGACCGGACCGCCGAAATACAGCGAGCCGTTTAGCGCCGGGTCTTGCAGCCACTGTTTTTCGTTTTCATGCAAATACACCGGAATGTCCCAGCGGGCGAGCACATCCGAAACACCGCCGATATGGTCAAAATGAGCGTGCGTCAATAAAATCGCCATCGGAGTCAGCTGTTTTTCTTCAATCCGGCGAACGAGCACCGCTCCTTCCGCTCCGGGGTCAACGATGACGCATGCGCCGTCTTCAGCCGACAAAAGGTAGGCGTTCGCCTGAATCGGGCCGACAGGGATGCGAGTCCATTCCATAACCGTTTCCTCCTTTATCTGGCATGGCCAATGCATGTTTAGCTTTATTTTACTGGTTTTTCCCACGCGATGAAAGGGAAAAATAAAAAGGGAATGGACCTCGACAAATGGAAGAAAAAAGATTACAATGAAAAAGAATGGACTCGTTTGTACATACTGTTTCATGAGGGGGGAAAATGATGGGTACAGTCATTATTTTTGCGCTCGTGGCTCTGCTTGCCCTTTATGGAATGTTCCGCACGTTGCGCGAGAAAAACGTGCTCGGATTTTTATTCGGACTTGCTACTGC includes the following:
- a CDS encoding MBL fold metallo-hydrolase, translating into MEWTRIPVGPIQANAYLLSAEDGACVIVDPGAEGAVLVRRIEEKQLTPMAILLTHAHFDHIGGVSDVLARWDIPVYLHENEKQWLQDPALNGSLYFGGPVVVRCEPTSITGPMTLTVGPFTFDVRETPGHSPGSVSYYCEAAKLVFSGDALFAGSIGRTDLPGGHHEQLLTSIHRELLTLPEETMVLSGHGPETTIGMEMDTNPFLHGFS
- a CDS encoding DUF2759 domain-containing protein codes for the protein MGTVIIFALVALLALYGMFRTLREKNVLGFLFGLATAAVFGWFTIMTILHQGIPTGTH